The Lewinellaceae bacterium DNA window CAGTTCATTTGGAAAAGCCTCTTCGAATAGTTCAAGCGGGTGAATTAACTATTGAAAAACTTGGATACTTCGTCCTTGTGAATCATCACCTCCTGGAAAGAATATTTTCCAGTAGCAGCATCTTTGACTGGTTTAACAACTTTAACCCAGTCCTTTCCGCCTGAATTTTGGGCTCTTTGTGCAGCCCGCGCGTTTTTCGAAACTTTAGCCATAGTTATTTTATTTCACGATGAACGGTATAGCGCTTTAATATCGGATTGTATTTTTTCAATTCCAATCTTTCCGGAGTGTTTTTACGGTTTTTTTGGGTCACATAGCGCGATGTGCCCGACATGCCGCTCTCTTTGTGCTCGGTGCACTCGAGAATAATCTGTATCCGGTTACCTTTTTGTTTCTTAGCCATAGTGCTTTATACTTTACCGAATTAACCCAATTTAACGCCGGTAGAAATTCCTTTGCTTTCCAATTTCTTCAGATAGGAATACAATCCCAGCTTATTGATTGTACGCATCGCTTTGGTGGAAATCTTCAAAGTTACCCACTGATCTGTTTCCGGAATGTAGTAACGTTTCTTCTGCAAATTAGGCAGAAAACGTCTCTTCGTTTTCCGGTTGGAATGGGAAACATTGTTTCCTGAAATTGGTCGCTTACCTGTTAACTGACAAATTTTAGACATCGTTTAGCAATTTTTAACGCCATTCCGGCGAGAATAAATTGGTGACTTCGGCAGGACTCGAACCTGCAACCTCCTGATCCGTAGTCAGGTGCTCTATCCAATTAAGCTACGAAGCCAGTCCTTTTCTTCAAATGCGGATGCAAAGATAAGGATTCTTTCGTTTTATCCAATACCCTCGTTGGCAATTACATATAAATAAAATTTATCCTATGTGTGCCTCCCTGGTGCAACCGGCCTTAAAAGTTGAACTTTGCGCCTTTTTAACGCAAATATCAGACCAGTAACCCCACAGTTCGGGCTTTGGTTCCATTACAGGTAGATCAATTTGGTTGCAACAATGGATTTTCCCTGTCGCAGACAGACAAAGTAGACATTTCCATAGGTAATGTTGCCCGGCAGATGATCCAGAAAGATGACATTCTGGACAGGATTGGTCACGGTCTCATGATACATGACCTGTCCCAGTGTATTACAGATCAGATAATCCACCGGCTGAGCATCCTTGCGCACAATATCGATCCGGAGGGTGCGTGCGCTTTGATTCAAGGTAACCTGACGGATGACCAATTCATCACCAAGTACCTCTTTGCACCATTCCTGCTGGATGGCGCGCATCGGATTTATGGCGTTCAGCCTGCCTCCGGTGACCGTTTCTTCTGCTAGGGAAGGTATTAGGTCTACACCACTTAACAGGTAGTCGCGTACGATGATTGCGCCCTCCCTGGGATTGCTTTTCAGATATTGTGCAAAGTCCGTACAGGGATAGCCGAAAAGAAGTCCTACCACGCCGGAGACGTGCGGTGAGGCTGCTGAAGTTCCGGTAAAGTCACGGTATTCGTTATTAATACCCAGGCTGTAACTACCGTCGCCGGGTGCTGCAAGGTCTATGGTCGTTTGCCCATAACCAGAGGTGACCCGAACATCTGAAAGATTGGTATTGGTCACCGTGATCAGACCCTCTGAAGGACAGCTGGCAGGCATGTCATATTGCGTGTCTACATCCCATTCACTGTTAGTGGTCGCATTGATAAACAGGATGCCGGCATCCAGCATTTCATCGAAATAGGGACACCAGTCCGGAAATTCGTCCGGTTTACGTCCGGTTACACCAAGCGACTGATTGAATGCTACCACATATGCTCCATCCTGGCCATTGGTCAGGTTGTATTTCCGTCGTTGCTCCAGGACATATTCGTAACCGATGAAAAGATCGGAAATGGTCAGATTGGGAATGCTGATCAGCATCAGCTGAGTATTCCAATTGATCCCGGCGATTCCGGTGGCATTGTTGCCCCGGGCGCCAATGATACCGGCAACACTGGTACCATGCTGTTTGGCAACATGCTGGTCGTTCTTGCTTTGCAAATTGACGCCGTAAAAATCGTCGACGTAGCCATTTTGGTCATTATCTATACCATCATTGGGGATTTCTCCCGGATTAGACCATAAATTACCCTCAAAGTCGGTATGGCTGATGTCAAATCCTTCGTCGATAACGGCAATGACAATTTTGTCGCCAAGGGCATTCGTACCTCCGGTCGTGTAATCCCAGGCTTGTGGTAGTGCTATTTTTTCCAGACTGGGCTGGTCCGGATACAACGGGTCATTTGGAACCGTTTCTCTTTTTTCCAACGGGGCATCCGGGTAAGCACGCAGGACATCTGGTAATTGGCGGATTTCTTCCAGTGAATGCGTCGTGGTAAGTTTGTAAAGCATTTTTGACCCGGAGATGACCTGCCAGCGATATTCCGGAAGGACAAGCTGCGCCTGGCTTATTACGCTGTTGTCTTTCAGTTTAACGATAAATTGATTCTGGGCTACAAGCCAAGAACTAATCCCTACGAATAAAAAGGAAATCAACTGCCGGTGCATAAGGATCGTGTTTCGGACAGGGCGAAA harbors:
- a CDS encoding DUF4295 family protein, which codes for MAKVSKNARAAQRAQNSGGKDWVKVVKPVKDAATGKYSFQEVMIHKDEVSKFFNS
- the rpmG gene encoding 50S ribosomal protein L33, translated to MAKKQKGNRIQIILECTEHKESGMSGTSRYVTQKNRKNTPERLELKKYNPILKRYTVHREIK
- the rpmB gene encoding 50S ribosomal protein L28 — encoded protein: MSKICQLTGKRPISGNNVSHSNRKTKRRFLPNLQKKRYYIPETDQWVTLKISTKAMRTINKLGLYSYLKKLESKGISTGVKLG
- a CDS encoding S8 family serine peptidase, producing MHRQLISFLFVGISSWLVAQNQFIVKLKDNSVISQAQLVLPEYRWQVISGSKMLYKLTTTHSLEEIRQLPDVLRAYPDAPLEKRETVPNDPLYPDQPSLEKIALPQAWDYTTGGTNALGDKIVIAVIDEGFDISHTDFEGNLWSNPGEIPNDGIDNDQNGYVDDFYGVNLQSKNDQHVAKQHGTSVAGIIGARGNNATGIAGINWNTQLMLISIPNLTISDLFIGYEYVLEQRRKYNLTNGQDGAYVVAFNQSLGVTGRKPDEFPDWCPYFDEMLDAGILFINATTNSEWDVDTQYDMPASCPSEGLITVTNTNLSDVRVTSGYGQTTIDLAAPGDGSYSLGINNEYRDFTGTSAASPHVSGVVGLLFGYPCTDFAQYLKSNPREGAIIVRDYLLSGVDLIPSLAEETVTGGRLNAINPMRAIQQEWCKEVLGDELVIRQVTLNQSARTLRIDIVRKDAQPVDYLICNTLGQVMYHETVTNPVQNVIFLDHLPGNITYGNVYFVCLRQGKSIVATKLIYL